TGGAAGGCGTACGAGAGGGGGAGGTCATGGTCTGGAAAGGAGTTCCCTATGCGGCTCCGCCGATGAGGGCACTTCGATTTCGGCCGCCGCAAGAACCGGTGCCTTGGTCAGGTGTAAGGGAGGCCAAAGTGTTTGGCCCGGCGTCCCTGCAGGGTGAGAGCCCTTCCATGAGATTTTTGGGCGATGCGCCTGTGAAACAGGATGAGGATTGCCTGTATCTCAACATTTGGTCGCCGAGTAAAGAGGGGAACCGGCGGCCTGTGATGGTTTGGATCCACGGCGGTTCATTCCACTATGGTTCGGGGTCGAGCCGTCTGTATGATGGGAGATTTTTTGCGGAGCATGGAGATGTCGTGGTCGTTACTATCAATTATCGTCTTGGCGTGTTTGGGTTTCTGTATTTAGATGCATTCGGCGGTGAAAAATATCGCGAATCAGCAAATTGCGGGCTCCTCGATCAAGTTGCCGCATTGAAATGGGTGCATGACAACATTGAGGCTTTTGGTGGAGATCCTACCAATGTAACGATTTTCGGGGAATCCGCAGGAGCCGTTAGTGTCGGTTGCCTTTTGTCGATGCCTATTGCGAGAGGGCTTTTTCATAAAGCCATTCTGCAGAGCGGCACAGCGAGAAGTCACGTGACGGTGGAACAGGCAGCGAAGATGACCGAACAACTGCTGTTTCGACTTCAGCTGGACGAAGACAGCGTTTCCGAATTGGAAAGCATCCCTGCGGAAGCGATCTTACGGGCGACGGAAATTTTTCCGCGTCGGGCGTTTGGTCCGGTTGGAGACGGGATTCATCTAGCTAGACAACCAGAAAAAGTGCTAGACGAAGGCTTCGCAAAGGACATTCCCGTGTTAGTGGGGACGAATAAGGATGAATCGCGGTTGTTTACGCATTTCGATTCTGATTGGACGAAAATG
Above is a genomic segment from Alicyclobacillus cycloheptanicus containing:
- a CDS encoding carboxylesterase/lipase family protein, producing the protein MTDVLAETRFGLVEGVREGEVMVWKGVPYAAPPMRALRFRPPQEPVPWSGVREAKVFGPASLQGESPSMRFLGDAPVKQDEDCLYLNIWSPSKEGNRRPVMVWIHGGSFHYGSGSSRLYDGRFFAEHGDVVVVTINYRLGVFGFLYLDAFGGEKYRESANCGLLDQVAALKWVHDNIEAFGGDPTNVTIFGESAGAVSVGCLLSMPIARGLFHKAILQSGTARSHVTVEQAAKMTEQLLFRLQLDEDSVSELESIPAEAILRATEIFPRRAFGPVGDGIHLARQPEKVLDEGFAKDIPVLVGTNKDESRLFTHFDSDWTKMDDQELRAVFERSFGPLWTSVSQYIIHNQTLSRALYEDLMTHYVFTYPAIFFSEGQARHGAPVWMYRFDYESNSLDGCPQAFHALEIPFVWNTVMNPEVDHLAGNDSARYKLAKQMHNAWIAFARCGDPNTTELPAWPKYDLDNRATMLFHTKCEVVHDPDRQKRLKWETVFKRPNS